The proteins below are encoded in one region of bacterium:
- a CDS encoding PorV/PorQ family protein, whose amino-acid sequence MKYPYLFFIFLLFAPYCFAKEAGEVGGQVLKLGGHSRPIGLGEAFVAISDDVSAIYYNPAGLVQLKDNEITLTHMNRIIDIRSFDFAYARPLNDSKAFGCALYLLYTQDSVRDEITGNETGYFMNYNTYLILGYAQKTKNLSIGLNSKIIYNQLQDYKSSNVAFDLGTLYIIPNPKLQIGANLQNIATGLKFTDEIETLPLNLKAGISYKALNSHLTLAFDMNKPIDSNSNFSVGGEYLISRNIFLRMGYKYKLGGLQGLCCGFGIKHKKYQIDYAFTPHGDLGNTCHRFSFLTRF is encoded by the coding sequence ATGAAATACCCATATTTATTTTTCATTTTCTTACTTTTTGCTCCTTATTGCTTTGCGAAGGAAGCGGGAGAGGTGGGAGGCCAGGTGTTAAAACTCGGAGGCCATTCAAGGCCAATCGGGCTAGGAGAGGCTTTTGTTGCCATATCAGATGATGTTAGTGCTATATACTATAATCCAGCAGGACTTGTGCAGCTTAAAGACAATGAGATAACATTGACCCATATGAATAGGATTATTGACATAAGGTCTTTTGACTTCGCCTATGCCCGACCTTTAAATGATTCAAAAGCCTTTGGATGTGCCTTGTATTTACTTTATACGCAAGACTCAGTAAGGGATGAAATAACGGGGAACGAAACCGGGTATTTTATGAATTATAACACCTATTTAATCTTAGGATATGCACAAAAGACAAAAAACCTATCCATTGGCTTAAATAGCAAGATTATTTATAATCAGCTACAGGATTATAAATCAAGCAATGTTGCCTTTGACCTAGGTACATTATACATTATACCAAACCCAAAATTACAAATTGGCGCTAATCTTCAAAATATCGCAACCGGGCTAAAATTTACCGATGAAATTGAGACCTTACCATTAAATCTTAAAGCTGGGATTTCTTACAAGGCTTTAAACTCCCATCTCACATTAGCATTTGATATGAATAAACCTATTGATTCAAACTCAAATTTTAGCGTAGGAGGAGAATATCTAATATCAAGAAATATCTTTCTACGCATGGGTTATAAATATAAATTGGGAGGATTACAGGGATTGTGTTGTGGATTTGGAATAAAACATAAAAAATACCAGATTGATTATGCCTTTACTCCGCATGGCGATTTAGGAAACACCTGCCATAGATTTTCATTTTTAACCAGATTTTGA